The following coding sequences are from one Capsicum annuum cultivar UCD-10X-F1 chromosome 3, UCD10Xv1.1, whole genome shotgun sequence window:
- the LOC107862337 gene encoding protein SPIRAL1-like 1 — MGRGVSSGGGQSSLGYLFGDGEAPKPTTKKVEAPQNQGPTTSDPQKPTATAPAPNVNKQIPAGIQARNSNNYFRADGQNTGNFLTDRPSTKVHAAPGGGSSLGYLFGDGKN; from the exons ATGGGTCGTGGAGTCAGCAGTGGTGGAGGACAGAGTTCCCTGGGTTACCTCTTTGGAGATGGTGAGGCTCCAAAACCTACCACCAAGAAGGTGGAAGCTCCACAGAATCAGGGACCTACTACAAGTGATCCACAGAAGCCTACTGCAACTGCACCAGCTCCAAATGTTAATAAGCAGATTCCAGCTGGCATCCAGGCACGCAATTCCAATAACTATTTCCGCGCAGATGGACAAAACACTGGGAATTTCCTCACA GATCGCCCTTCTACCAAAGTGCATGCTGCCCCAGGTGGTGGATCTTCCCTGGGTTACCTGTTTGGCGATGGCAAGAACTAG
- the LOC107862338 gene encoding uncharacterized protein LOC107862338: MDFQLNSQISGDSLSSSASSTVQTPSTSNHHQNGGAPINNSDPMHSWWESISKARSRIHLLSSLLPSSAGDASLSALADSDRPARSLLLSPAAYFSISSSLSSPSSGAGDDPLCHWLYDTFLSSDTDLRLVVLSFIPLLSSIYLSRIHSSTSTSTSLSGFEAVLLSLYAAETKSRGGKPILISIPDLSQPSLYHCPKNPTPAKSNSSSSNAQNRRALVGVLSPPLEYQIAVKSTKRACIVGVALDCYYKQISHMPSWSKLDFCKFAADWGGQYCSCVSEFDETDGNSENSVEISNGDLEGVSKAVENLGIEDGYDELKPKGARIPLPWALLQPVIRILGHCLLGPLNAEDVKDAASVAVKCLYARASHELNPQAILATRSLIQLDKRGREAAAKVAAAATVGSNATTPNKAKKPEILLVSK, from the coding sequence ATGGATTTCCAACTGAATTCCCAAATCTCCGGCGACTCCCTTTCTTCCTCCGCATCCTCCACCGTCCAAACACCCTCCACTTCCAACCACCACCAAAACGGTGGCGCTCCGATCAACAACAGCGACCCCATGCATTCTTGGTGGGAATCCATCTCCAAAGCTCGTTCTCGCATCCACCTCCTCTCCTCCCTCCTCCCCTCCTCCGCCGGTGACGCTTCTCTCTCTGCCCTGGCCGACTCAGACCGTCCTGCGCGGTCCCTTCTCCTCTCTCCGGCGGCATACTTTTCTATTTCATCCTCCCTCTCTTCCCCTTCCTCCGGCGCCGGCGACGATCCTCTTTGTCACTGGCTTTATGACACTTTCCTTTCCTCCGATACTGATCTCCGCCTTGTGGTACTCTCCTTTATTCCCCTTTTATCCTCCATATATCTCTCGCGAATTcattcttctacttctacttctacttctctttctGGTTTTGAAGCTGTTCTTCTTTCCCTTTACGCCGCTGAAACGAAATCCCGTGGAGGAAAACCGATACTCATTTCTATTCCCGATCTCTCTCAGCCTTCACTATATCATTGTCCAAAAAACCCCACTCCGGCAAAATCAAACTCCAGTTCGTCTAATGCCCAGAATCGCCGTGCTTTGGTGGGAGTTTTATCGCCGCCTCTTGAGTACCAAATTGCTGTGAAGTCAACTAAACGTGCTTGCATTGTTGGGGTAGCTCTGGATTGTTACTATAAACAGATTTCCCATATGCCCAGTTGGTCTAAGTTGGATTTTTGCAAATTTGCTGCTGATTGGGGTGGTCAATATTGTTCTTGCGTGTCAGAGTTTGATGAAACTGATGGAAATTCAGAGAATTCTGTTGAAATTAGTAATGGGGATTTGGAGGGCGTTTCTAAAGCTGTAGAGAATTTGGGAATTGAAGATGGATATGATGAATTAAAGCCAAAAGGTGCAAGAATTCCACTCCCATGGGCGCTTTTGCAGCCTGTGATAAGGATCTTGGGCCATTGTTTGTTGGGTCCTTTGAATGCTGAGGATGTAAAGGATGCTGCTTCAGTGGCAGTTAAATGTCTGTACGCAAGGGCTTCACACGAGTTGAATCCGCAGGCAATTTTGGCAACTCGGAGTTTGATTCAGCTTGATAAGAGAGGTCGTGAGGCGGCAGCTAAGGTAGCTGCTGCAGCAACTGTTGGGTCAAATGCTACCACGCCCAATAAAGCTAAAAAGCCGGAGATCCTTTTGGTTTCCAAATGA